The Streptomyces aurantiacus genome includes a region encoding these proteins:
- a CDS encoding DUF1996 domain-containing protein, with amino-acid sequence MRRNTRKRSRTAGRTVGAVAALALGAGGLAVANIYASADESGTSKGTAQNQAAAGSSTIDCPDVGQQLKDVPAQARTQVDRELALLDKQISEAYQRLSTSQRAIQQDANFAQNAIVGPLKDKRKATIDRIATAIGRVAAKPQGLDALAPCTLRATGNQPAAGQPAGGNGNQGGNNTNAGQAGNGPVAADFVDITKVKANVSTPARSKKASKGVFVSKCGVNANKLYNSDNVIVAPGVTNGAHHVHDYVGNQDNDAFSSDQDFAKAGTSCQNKGDKSSYYWPVLRLQDGTKEFDADKLGGGAEGNTGRILTAKKATLDFVGSPRGKVVAMPKFLRIITGDAKAFTNGTANANASWSCTGFENKVQLKDKYPLCPAGKDVVRTFKFQSCWDGKNIDSANHRTHVAFADAGGNCPSGFRAIPQLVQRLVYDVDAPSLKDNGKTRPLFALDGFPEQAHKPGTDHGDFINVFDARVTNKMVQCINTGRRCS; translated from the coding sequence ATGAGACGCAACACGCGCAAGAGATCGAGGACTGCCGGTCGGACGGTAGGCGCGGTCGCCGCACTCGCCCTGGGAGCCGGCGGGCTGGCTGTTGCCAACATCTACGCCTCGGCCGACGAGAGCGGTACGTCCAAGGGCACCGCGCAGAACCAGGCGGCGGCCGGATCCTCCACCATCGACTGTCCCGACGTCGGGCAGCAGCTGAAGGACGTTCCCGCCCAGGCCCGCACTCAGGTCGACCGGGAACTCGCCCTGCTCGACAAGCAGATCTCCGAGGCCTACCAGCGTCTTTCCACGTCGCAGAGGGCGATCCAGCAGGACGCCAACTTCGCGCAGAACGCGATCGTCGGCCCGCTGAAGGACAAGCGGAAGGCGACGATCGACCGGATCGCCACCGCCATCGGCCGCGTGGCCGCCAAGCCGCAGGGTCTGGACGCCCTGGCGCCCTGCACGCTGCGCGCCACCGGCAACCAGCCCGCCGCCGGCCAGCCCGCAGGCGGCAACGGCAACCAGGGCGGCAACAACACCAACGCCGGACAGGCCGGCAACGGCCCCGTCGCCGCCGACTTCGTCGACATCACCAAGGTCAAGGCGAACGTGAGCACGCCGGCCAGGTCGAAGAAGGCCTCGAAGGGCGTCTTCGTCAGCAAGTGCGGGGTGAACGCCAACAAGCTCTACAACAGCGACAACGTCATCGTCGCGCCCGGTGTCACCAACGGCGCCCACCACGTGCACGACTACGTCGGCAACCAGGACAACGACGCCTTCTCCAGCGACCAGGACTTCGCCAAGGCCGGGACGAGCTGTCAGAACAAGGGCGACAAGTCCTCCTACTACTGGCCGGTGCTGCGCCTGCAGGACGGCACCAAGGAGTTCGACGCCGACAAGCTGGGCGGCGGCGCCGAGGGCAACACGGGCCGCATCCTGACGGCCAAGAAGGCCACGCTGGACTTCGTGGGCAGCCCGCGCGGCAAGGTCGTGGCGATGCCCAAGTTCCTGCGCATCATCACCGGTGACGCCAAGGCGTTCACCAACGGCACGGCCAACGCCAACGCCTCCTGGAGCTGCACGGGCTTCGAGAACAAGGTCCAGCTCAAGGACAAGTACCCGCTCTGCCCGGCAGGCAAGGACGTGGTGCGCACCTTCAAGTTCCAGAGCTGCTGGGACGGTAAGAACATCGACAGCGCCAACCACCGCACGCACGTGGCCTTCGCCGACGCGGGCGGCAACTGCCCGAGCGGCTTCCGGGCCATCCCGCAGCTGGTGCAGCGCCTGGTCTACGACGTCGACGCGCCCAGCCTGAAGGACAACGGCAAGACCCGTCCGCTCTTCGCGCTGGACGGCTTCCCGGAGCAGGCGCACAAGCCCGGCACCGACCACGGTGACTTCATCAACGTCTTCGACGCGCGGGTGACGAACAAGATGGTCCAGTGCATCAACACGGGTCGCAGGTGCAGCTGA
- a CDS encoding pirin family protein, whose translation MSNLDREAVPAPCGGRGFVVAEPVRELLSPRRVKLGESSEVRRLLPNLGRRMVGAWCFVDHYGPDDIADEPGMQVPPHPHMGLQTVSWLHEGEVLHRDSTGSLQAIRPRELGLMTSGRAISHSEESPRPHARFLHGAQLWVALPDSDRHTEPRFEHHSELPVVTAPGLRATLILGGVDGAVSPGTTYTPIVGADLTLGQGADVRLPLEPDFEYAVLSMSGEVHVDGVPLLPGSMLYLGCGRSELPLRAESDAGLMLLGGEPFEEELIMWWNFIGRSQEEIEEARRGWMEGSRFGEVKGYDGGPLPAPELPPLPLKPRGRVR comes from the coding sequence ATGAGCAATCTTGATCGCGAGGCGGTTCCCGCTCCGTGCGGCGGCCGGGGTTTCGTGGTGGCCGAACCGGTGCGTGAACTCCTCAGCCCCCGCCGCGTCAAGCTCGGCGAGTCCAGCGAAGTCCGCCGTCTGCTGCCCAATCTGGGCCGACGCATGGTGGGCGCCTGGTGCTTCGTCGATCACTACGGTCCCGACGACATCGCCGACGAGCCCGGCATGCAGGTCCCGCCGCATCCGCACATGGGCCTGCAGACCGTCAGCTGGCTGCACGAGGGGGAGGTGCTGCACCGCGACTCCACGGGCAGCCTGCAGGCGATCCGCCCCCGTGAGCTGGGCCTGATGACCTCCGGCCGGGCCATCAGCCACTCGGAGGAGAGCCCCAGGCCGCACGCCCGTTTCCTGCACGGCGCGCAGCTGTGGGTCGCGCTGCCCGACAGCGACCGCCACACCGAGCCGCGTTTCGAACACCACAGCGAGCTGCCCGTCGTGACGGCCCCGGGCCTGCGGGCCACGCTCATCCTGGGCGGCGTCGACGGGGCGGTCTCACCCGGGACGACGTACACGCCGATCGTCGGGGCCGATCTGACGCTCGGTCAAGGTGCCGACGTACGCCTGCCGTTGGAGCCGGACTTCGAGTACGCCGTGCTGTCCATGTCCGGCGAGGTCCACGTGGACGGTGTGCCGCTGCTGCCCGGCTCCATGCTCTACCTGGGCTGCGGCCGCTCCGAACTGCCCCTGCGGGCGGAGTCGGACGCCGGCCTGATGCTCCTCGGCGGCGAGCCGTTCGAGGAGGAGCTGATCATGTGGTGGAACTTCATCGGGCGGTCCCAGGAGGAGATCGAGGAGGCCCGGCGGGGCTGGATGGAGGGCTCCCGCTTCGGCGAGGTGAAGGGTTACGACGGCGGTCCGCTGCCCGCTCCCGAACTCCCGCCCCTGCCGTTGAAGCCGCGCGGAAGGGTGCGTTGA
- a CDS encoding tetratricopeptide repeat protein has product MDTTYYDHGTAAERWERARMFFDAKDYAASARVLDGLVEEVPEQVGPRLLLARAYYHSAQLGRAEAHLRELVERDPVEHYARLMLGRTLQRQGRGDEAEPHLRLASALTGDFDSL; this is encoded by the coding sequence GTGGACACGACGTACTACGACCACGGAACGGCCGCGGAGCGCTGGGAGCGCGCCCGGATGTTCTTCGACGCCAAGGACTACGCCGCCTCGGCGCGCGTTCTCGACGGCCTGGTCGAGGAGGTGCCCGAGCAGGTGGGGCCCCGCCTGCTGCTGGCCCGCGCGTACTACCACTCGGCCCAACTGGGCCGGGCGGAAGCACACTTGCGTGAGCTCGTCGAGCGTGACCCGGTGGAGCACTACGCCCGCCTCATGCTCGGCCGCACCCTGCAGCGCCAGGGCCGCGGCGACGAGGCCGAACCCCACCTGCGGCTCGCCTCGGCCCTCACGGGGGATTTCGACTCGCTGTGA
- a CDS encoding hemolysin family protein, whose translation MSFPMALFVTVLLLVGSGFFVAAEFALVAAKRHRLEQAAAAGQRGAKAALAGMRELSLMLAGAQLGITICTLGLGSVSKPAVSHELDPLLQRLGLPSGLSYGVSFALAMVVVVFLHMVLGEMAPKSWAIAHPERSAMLLTPSFRAVIRVVRPLISLLNRVSNALVRLCKVTPRDELASVHDREQLTHLVAESERLGLISGEDSRLITSSLTAPQQPVRDLQVPAERIASVAPEDAVEAVLRASGDSNRTRLLVRDGGTVLGSVHARDALIARSRGRTASARDLARPVPELAPDDTLAHAVDQLRQHRASLAVVRDADGRLTGLVSLDDLLAHLMEPRAAV comes from the coding sequence ATGAGCTTCCCCATGGCCCTCTTCGTGACCGTGCTGCTGCTCGTCGGCAGCGGGTTCTTCGTCGCCGCGGAGTTCGCTCTGGTGGCCGCCAAGCGGCACCGGCTTGAACAGGCCGCGGCGGCCGGACAGCGAGGCGCCAAGGCCGCACTGGCCGGGATGCGCGAGCTGTCCCTGATGCTCGCCGGCGCCCAGCTCGGCATCACCATCTGCACGCTGGGCCTCGGTTCGGTGTCCAAGCCCGCCGTGTCGCACGAACTCGACCCGCTGCTGCAACGGCTGGGACTGCCGAGCGGACTGAGCTACGGCGTCTCCTTCGCCCTCGCGATGGTCGTCGTCGTGTTCCTGCACATGGTGCTCGGCGAGATGGCGCCCAAGTCCTGGGCCATCGCCCATCCCGAGCGCTCCGCCATGCTGCTCACACCGTCCTTCAGGGCCGTGATCCGGGTCGTACGGCCGTTGATCTCGCTGCTCAACCGGGTGAGCAACGCGCTGGTGCGGCTCTGCAAGGTCACCCCGCGCGACGAGCTGGCGTCCGTCCACGACCGGGAGCAGCTCACGCACCTCGTGGCCGAGTCGGAGCGGCTCGGCCTGATCAGCGGGGAGGACTCCCGGCTCATCACCAGTTCGCTGACCGCACCCCAGCAGCCGGTCCGCGACCTCCAGGTGCCCGCGGAACGGATCGCGTCGGTGGCCCCCGAGGACGCCGTCGAAGCGGTGCTGCGGGCCTCGGGCGACAGCAACCGGACCAGGCTGCTCGTGCGGGACGGCGGCACGGTCCTCGGTTCGGTGCACGCCCGTGACGCGCTCATCGCCCGCTCCCGGGGCCGCACCGCGAGCGCCCGCGACCTGGCCCGGCCGGTACCGGAGCTCGCCCCCGACGACACGCTCGCGCACGCCGTCGACCAGCTCAGACAGCACAGGGCCTCACTGGCCGTGGTCCGTGACGCGGACGGCCGGCTGACCGGCCTGGTGAGCCTCGACGACCTGCTGGCCCACCTGATGGAGCCCCGGGCGGCGGTGTAG
- a CDS encoding hemolysin family protein, whose protein sequence is MSAALGLLAVLLLTAGTGYFVAQEFAYVAADRLALAREAAAGDRRAARALTVLERLSFMLSGAQLGITVTGLVVGFLAEPSVSALLRPVLTGMGIPDGAVTGISVVLAFVTATVLQMVLGELAPKNLALAVPERLAKSLAGSTIVYLKAVGPVVRLFDGAANRLLRRVGIEPVEELHHGATLEELGHLIGESHEQGQLPRETADLLDHVLEFSERTLDEVMVPRADAVFVRGDATAAEAIELIAVHGHSNYPVLGDHPDDMTGVLGVRELTRAQDNARARELARVPLVLPDTLPLPDAVARMRERDDEFAVVLDEHGGVAGIVTYEDIAEELVGDIADESDTVTEVAVADGDGWIVDAGRRLDEVAEATGVELPEEDDYDTVAGLVVDRLGRFPAIGDRIVVELPAGGRAVIDVRALDRHVPERVRLALGEDPA, encoded by the coding sequence GTGAGTGCCGCTCTCGGCCTGCTGGCCGTCCTCCTGCTCACGGCCGGCACCGGCTACTTCGTCGCCCAGGAGTTCGCGTACGTCGCCGCCGACCGGCTCGCCCTCGCGCGCGAGGCCGCGGCGGGCGACCGCCGGGCCGCCCGCGCCCTGACGGTTTTGGAGCGGCTGTCCTTCATGCTGTCGGGCGCCCAGCTCGGCATCACCGTGACCGGCCTGGTCGTCGGCTTTCTCGCCGAGCCCTCCGTGTCCGCGCTGCTCAGGCCCGTCCTCACCGGCATGGGCATCCCGGACGGGGCGGTCACCGGCATCTCCGTGGTCCTCGCCTTCGTCACGGCGACCGTCCTGCAGATGGTCCTCGGCGAGCTGGCCCCGAAGAACCTGGCCCTCGCCGTGCCGGAGCGCCTCGCCAAGTCGCTGGCCGGCTCCACCATCGTGTATCTCAAGGCCGTCGGCCCTGTCGTACGCCTCTTCGACGGCGCCGCGAACCGGCTGCTGCGCCGGGTCGGCATCGAACCGGTCGAGGAACTGCACCACGGCGCGACCCTGGAGGAGCTCGGCCACCTCATCGGCGAGTCCCACGAGCAGGGGCAGTTGCCACGCGAGACCGCGGACCTGCTCGACCACGTCCTGGAGTTCTCCGAGCGGACGCTGGACGAGGTGATGGTGCCGCGCGCGGACGCGGTGTTCGTCCGCGGGGACGCCACGGCCGCCGAGGCGATCGAGCTGATCGCCGTGCACGGGCACTCCAACTACCCGGTCCTCGGCGACCACCCGGACGACATGACGGGCGTCCTCGGCGTACGCGAGCTGACGCGCGCCCAGGACAACGCCAGAGCGCGTGAACTGGCCCGTGTTCCCCTGGTTCTCCCGGACACGCTGCCCCTGCCGGACGCGGTGGCCAGGATGCGGGAGCGGGACGACGAGTTCGCCGTCGTGCTCGACGAACACGGCGGCGTGGCCGGCATCGTGACGTACGAGGACATCGCCGAGGAACTCGTCGGCGACATCGCCGACGAGTCCGACACCGTGACCGAGGTGGCCGTCGCCGACGGCGACGGCTGGATCGTGGACGCCGGGCGACGGCTGGACGAGGTCGCCGAGGCCACCGGCGTCGAGCTGCCCGAGGAGGACGACTACGACACCGTGGCGGGCCTCGTCGTGGACCGCCTCGGGCGCTTCCCGGCCATCGGCGACCGGATCGTCGTCGAACTGCCCGCGGGCGGCCGAGCGGTGATCGACGTACGGGCCCTGGACCGGCACGTGCCGGAACGGGTGCGCCTCGCACTCGGGGAGGACCCCGCATGA
- a CDS encoding PepSY-associated TM helix domain-containing protein, translating to MSIAPTTETDESTRPVTPATGRGAWAPLRPLVLRLHFYAGVLVAPFLLVAATTGFLYAASFQAEKILYSHEMTVPVGDEKLPVSEQVAAARKAHPEGTVSAVRPSPEDDETTRVMLSGVSGIGETHTLAVFVDPYTAKVRGALEQYGSTGALPLRTWIDEFHANLKLGDNGRLYSELAASWLWVIAAGGLVLWFGRRRTQRKIRGTSGRRRTLGLHGTVGVWAALGFLFLSATGLTWSTYAGANIDELRTSLRQATPSVSAATGGEHSGHGAGAAEGGVEHGVGLDKVLAAARAKGLGDPVEIVPPADASSAYVVRQVQRSWPTKQDAVAVDPTTGEVADTVRFADYPVLAKLTRWGIDAHTGVLFGIVNQLVLMALALSLILLILWGYRMWWQRGRASAFGRPVPRGAWQQVPAHVLVPLMAGIAVLGYFVPLLGISLAAFIAVDVVLGEIAYRRGKRTYGPSKEAVK from the coding sequence ATGTCCATCGCTCCCACGACCGAGACGGACGAGTCCACGCGACCCGTCACCCCCGCCACCGGACGCGGCGCCTGGGCGCCGCTGCGCCCGCTGGTGCTTCGGCTGCACTTCTACGCCGGAGTGCTCGTCGCCCCGTTCCTGCTGGTCGCCGCCACGACCGGATTCCTGTACGCGGCGTCGTTCCAGGCCGAGAAGATCCTGTACTCGCACGAGATGACCGTCCCGGTGGGCGACGAGAAGCTGCCGGTCTCCGAGCAGGTCGCCGCCGCCCGCAAGGCCCACCCGGAGGGCACGGTCTCCGCCGTGCGCCCGTCGCCCGAGGACGACGAGACCACCAGGGTGATGCTGTCCGGCGTCTCCGGCATCGGCGAGACCCACACCCTCGCCGTGTTCGTCGACCCGTACACCGCCAAGGTCCGCGGCGCGCTCGAACAGTACGGATCCACCGGAGCCCTGCCGCTCCGCACGTGGATCGACGAGTTCCACGCGAACCTGAAGCTCGGCGACAACGGGCGGCTCTACAGCGAGCTCGCCGCCAGCTGGCTGTGGGTCATCGCGGCCGGCGGCCTGGTGCTCTGGTTCGGCCGCCGTCGCACGCAGCGCAAGATACGCGGAACCAGCGGCCGCCGCCGCACGCTCGGCCTGCACGGCACGGTCGGCGTCTGGGCCGCCCTCGGCTTCCTCTTCCTCTCCGCGACAGGCCTGACCTGGTCGACGTACGCCGGAGCGAACATCGACGAGCTGCGCACCTCCCTCCGGCAGGCGACCCCGTCGGTGTCGGCCGCCACGGGCGGCGAGCACTCCGGCCACGGAGCCGGTGCGGCAGAGGGCGGTGTCGAGCACGGCGTCGGCCTCGACAAGGTGCTGGCCGCCGCGCGCGCGAAGGGCCTGGGCGACCCGGTGGAGATCGTCCCGCCCGCCGACGCCTCGTCGGCCTACGTCGTCAGGCAGGTCCAGCGCAGCTGGCCCACCAAGCAGGACGCGGTCGCGGTCGACCCGACGACCGGCGAGGTGGCCGACACCGTGCGCTTCGCCGACTACCCGGTGCTGGCGAAGCTCACCCGCTGGGGCATCGACGCGCACACCGGCGTCCTCTTCGGCATCGTCAATCAGCTGGTACTGATGGCGCTCGCCCTCAGCCTGATCCTGCTGATCCTGTGGGGCTACCGCATGTGGTGGCAGCGGGGCCGCGCCTCGGCCTTCGGCCGTCCCGTACCGCGCGGCGCCTGGCAGCAGGTCCCCGCGCACGTCCTCGTCCCGCTGATGGCGGGCATCGCCGTCCTCGGGTACTTCGTCCCGCTCCTCGGCATCTCGCTGGCGGCCTTCATCGCGGTGGACGTGGTCCTGGGCGAGATCGCGTACCGCCGTGGCAAGCGCACCTACGGGCCGTCCAAGGAGGCCGTGAAGTAG
- a CDS encoding peptide deformylase, protein MASSSEPTPFSDRVEELLSRTGPLPIVAAGDPVLRHAAEPFDGQLDPALLARFVVALRETMRAAPGVGLAAPQVGVPLRLAVIEDPAPVPDEIREVRGRVPLPFRVLVNPLYEPVGPARAAFFEGCLSVPGWQAVVARPAEVRLSAQDEHGNRVDEVFTGWPARIVQHETDHLDGTLYLDRAELRSLSSNEAMAARWAQPTPAQAARALGFPL, encoded by the coding sequence ATGGCATCCTCCAGTGAACCCACGCCCTTCAGCGACCGAGTGGAGGAACTCCTCTCCCGTACGGGGCCGTTGCCGATCGTCGCCGCCGGTGATCCCGTGCTGCGGCACGCAGCCGAGCCCTTCGACGGCCAGCTGGACCCGGCGCTCCTGGCCCGCTTCGTCGTGGCCCTGCGCGAGACGATGCGCGCGGCGCCGGGGGTCGGCCTGGCCGCACCCCAGGTGGGCGTCCCCCTGCGCCTCGCGGTGATCGAGGACCCGGCGCCGGTCCCGGACGAGATCCGCGAGGTGCGCGGCCGGGTGCCACTGCCGTTCCGCGTCCTGGTCAATCCGTTGTACGAGCCCGTGGGCCCGGCTCGTGCCGCGTTCTTCGAGGGGTGCCTGAGCGTGCCGGGCTGGCAGGCGGTGGTGGCCCGGCCGGCCGAGGTGCGACTGTCGGCCCAGGACGAGCACGGGAACCGGGTGGACGAGGTGTTCACGGGGTGGCCCGCGCGCATCGTCCAGCACGAGACGGACCACCTGGACGGCACGCTCTACCTCGACCGGGCGGAACTGCGGTCGTTGTCCTCCAACGAGGCGATGGCGGCCCGGTGGGCACAGCCGACCCCGGCGCAGGCGGCGAGGGCCCTGGGCTTCCCTCTCTGA
- a CDS encoding dihydrolipoyl dehydrogenase family protein — MTETETIAYDVVVLGAGPVGENVADRARAAGLSTAVVESELVGGECSYWACMPSKALLRPVIARADARRVPGLRQAVQGPLDAAAVLAHRDYYTSNWKDDGQVQWLESVGVDLYRGHGRLDGPRRVTVEGSDGERRVLTARHAVAVSTGTRAVLPDLPGLDEVKPWTSREATSAQAVPGRLVVVGGGVVAVEMATAWQALGSRVTVLVRGKGLLPRMEPFAGELVAEALTEAGADVRTGTSVESVTREGATVVVTTDAGDRTEADEILFATGRAPRTDDLGLETVGIDPGSWLPVDDSCRVTGSEWLYAVGDVNHRALLTHQGKYQARIAGAAIAARAAGVPLLETDPWGAHAATADHAAVPQVVFTDPEAASVGLSLAEAEQAGHRVRAVDVDLSSVSGAGLYADGYRGRARMIVDLDTETLRGVTFVGPGVGELIHSATIAVAGEVPVNRLWHAVPSYPTVSEVWLRLLEAYRDGK, encoded by the coding sequence ATGACGGAAACGGAAACCATCGCGTACGACGTCGTGGTGCTCGGGGCCGGGCCCGTGGGGGAGAACGTCGCCGACCGCGCCCGCGCGGCAGGCCTCTCCACCGCGGTCGTGGAGAGCGAGCTGGTCGGCGGCGAGTGCTCGTACTGGGCCTGCATGCCCAGCAAGGCCCTGCTGCGCCCGGTCATCGCCCGCGCGGACGCACGTCGCGTACCCGGCCTGCGCCAGGCCGTGCAAGGCCCCCTCGACGCCGCCGCGGTCCTCGCCCACCGCGACTACTACACCTCGAACTGGAAGGACGACGGCCAGGTCCAGTGGCTCGAGAGTGTCGGAGTCGACCTCTACCGAGGACACGGCCGGCTCGACGGGCCGCGCCGGGTCACGGTCGAGGGCTCCGACGGCGAGCGGCGCGTGCTGACGGCCCGGCACGCCGTGGCCGTGAGCACCGGCACCCGCGCCGTGCTGCCCGACCTGCCGGGACTCGACGAGGTCAAACCCTGGACCAGCCGTGAGGCCACCAGTGCGCAGGCCGTTCCCGGCCGCCTCGTGGTCGTCGGCGGCGGTGTCGTCGCTGTGGAGATGGCCACCGCCTGGCAGGCCCTCGGCTCCCGCGTGACCGTCCTCGTCCGCGGCAAGGGTCTGCTGCCCCGCATGGAGCCCTTCGCCGGGGAACTGGTCGCGGAGGCGCTCACGGAGGCGGGCGCGGACGTACGCACGGGCACCTCGGTCGAGTCGGTGACGCGGGAGGGTGCGACCGTCGTGGTTACCACGGACGCCGGCGACCGCACCGAGGCCGACGAGATCCTCTTCGCCACCGGACGGGCCCCGCGCACCGACGACCTCGGACTCGAGACGGTCGGCATCGACCCCGGTTCCTGGCTGCCGGTCGACGACAGCTGCCGGGTCACGGGCAGCGAGTGGCTCTACGCGGTCGGCGACGTCAACCACCGCGCCCTGCTCACCCACCAGGGCAAGTACCAGGCCCGTATCGCGGGCGCCGCCATCGCCGCCCGCGCGGCCGGCGTCCCGCTCCTGGAGACCGACCCCTGGGGCGCCCACGCGGCGACCGCCGACCACGCCGCCGTCCCCCAGGTGGTCTTCACCGACCCGGAGGCCGCCTCGGTGGGCCTCTCCCTCGCCGAGGCCGAGCAGGCGGGCCACCGGGTGAGGGCGGTCGACGTGGACCTCTCCTCGGTCTCCGGCGCCGGCCTCTACGCCGACGGCTACCGCGGCCGCGCCCGGATGATCGTCGACCTGGACACCGAGACGCTGCGCGGTGTCACGTTCGTCGGCCCCGGAGTCGGTGAGCTGATCCACTCCGCCACGATCGCGGTAGCCGGCGAGGTCCCGGTGAACCGGCTCTGGCACGCGGTGCCGTCGTACCCGACGGTCAGTGAGGTGTGGCTGAGGCTGCTGGAGGCGTACCGCGACGGGAAGTGA
- the trxA gene encoding thioredoxin, whose translation MSSTVELTKENFDQTVTDNGFVLIDFWASWCGPCRQFAPVYEKAAQANPDLVFAKVDTEAQPELAAAFNIQSIPTLMIVRDQVAVFAQPGALPEAALEDVIGQARQLDMDEVRKSVAEQQEQAK comes from the coding sequence ATGAGCAGCACCGTGGAGCTCACCAAGGAGAACTTCGACCAGACGGTCACGGACAACGGATTCGTCCTGATCGACTTCTGGGCCTCCTGGTGCGGTCCGTGCCGGCAGTTCGCCCCGGTCTACGAGAAGGCGGCGCAGGCCAATCCCGACCTGGTCTTCGCCAAGGTGGACACGGAGGCGCAGCCGGAACTGGCCGCGGCCTTCAACATCCAGTCGATTCCGACGCTGATGATCGTCCGCGACCAGGTGGCGGTCTTCGCCCAGCCCGGGGCGCTGCCCGAGGCCGCGCTGGAGGACGTCATCGGTCAGGCCCGGCAGCTGGACATGGACGAGGTCCGCAAGTCCGTCGCCGAGCAGCAGGAGCAGGCCAAGTAG
- a CDS encoding 4-hydroxybenzoate 3-monooxygenase, whose protein sequence is MRTTVGIIGGGPAGLLLARLLHRTGIDCVVLESRTRAYVEQRQRAGMLEQGTVDALRECGAADRLETEGLVHHGIELRFDRERHRIDFPVLTGGRTVTIYAQTEIVKDLVALQLTDGPPLLFEAEALAVENADEDRQSGPPAVRFVHEGREQVLTCDYVVGCDGFHGIARDAFPAAVSRTYTHDYPYSWLGILADVPPSCEELIYARGPGGFALHSMRSTSVSRLYLQVPNGTDTDDWPDDRIWDELDARFAIDGDWRLERGPITAKSVTPMRSHVHEPMRHGRLFLAGDAAHIVPPTGAKGLNLAVSDVRVLARGFAELHLTGSTRLLDAYSRLCLDRVWQATRFSYDMTTMLHERPDGDTFEDRLQLTRLRRITASRPAAAELAANYTGLPLAAAVHAPSRTGATDRPSR, encoded by the coding sequence ATGCGGACGACGGTCGGCATCATCGGCGGGGGCCCGGCCGGGCTCCTGCTGGCCCGCTTGCTCCACCGGACGGGGATCGACTGCGTGGTCCTGGAGAGCAGGACCCGCGCGTACGTCGAGCAGCGACAGCGCGCCGGAATGCTGGAGCAGGGCACGGTGGACGCCCTGCGCGAGTGCGGCGCCGCCGACCGGCTGGAGACCGAGGGGCTGGTCCACCACGGCATCGAACTGCGCTTCGACCGCGAGCGGCACCGCATCGACTTCCCCGTGCTCACCGGCGGCCGCACGGTCACGATCTACGCCCAGACGGAGATCGTGAAGGACCTCGTCGCGCTCCAGCTCACCGACGGGCCGCCCCTGTTGTTCGAGGCCGAGGCCCTCGCCGTCGAGAACGCGGACGAGGACCGGCAGAGCGGTCCGCCCGCCGTGCGCTTCGTCCACGAGGGCCGCGAACAGGTGCTCACCTGTGACTACGTGGTCGGCTGCGACGGCTTCCACGGCATCGCCCGCGACGCCTTCCCGGCCGCCGTCAGCCGCACGTACACGCACGACTACCCCTACTCCTGGCTCGGGATCCTGGCGGATGTGCCGCCCTCCTGCGAGGAGTTGATCTATGCGCGCGGTCCGGGAGGCTTCGCGCTGCACAGCATGCGCTCGACGTCCGTGTCGAGGCTGTACCTTCAGGTCCCGAACGGCACGGACACCGACGACTGGCCCGACGACCGCATCTGGGACGAGCTCGACGCCCGCTTCGCGATCGACGGCGACTGGCGGCTGGAGCGCGGCCCGATCACCGCCAAGTCCGTCACCCCGATGCGCAGTCACGTCCACGAGCCGATGCGCCACGGCCGGCTGTTCCTCGCCGGGGACGCCGCGCACATCGTGCCGCCGACCGGCGCCAAGGGGCTGAACCTCGCCGTGTCCGACGTCCGCGTACTGGCCCGCGGCTTCGCCGAGCTGCACCTGACCGGCTCGACCCGGCTCCTGGACGCGTACTCGCGGCTGTGTCTCGACCGGGTGTGGCAGGCGACGCGCTTCTCCTACGACATGACCACGATGCTCCACGAACGACCGGACGGGGACACCTTCGAGGACCGGCTGCAGCTCACGCGTCTGCGCCGGATCACCGCATCCCGTCCCGCGGCCGCCGAACTGGCCGCGAACTACACGGGACTTCCGCTGGCGGCCGCCGTCCACGCCCCGAGCCGGACCGGAGCCACCGACCGGCCCAGTCGGTGA